The Capra hircus breed San Clemente chromosome 22, ASM170441v1, whole genome shotgun sequence DNA segment GTGAGGCTGTAAATAAGGTCCAGTGGGCACATGAAGATATTGCGTGATTAGATTATAGGTGATATTTTCTTTAGCATCATCACAATTGTTTTTCAAGCTTAAAAGTTTCGGACCATCTCAAACGTTAACTGAGAAAGGGAAAGCTGTTCCTGGGACTCGGGCTGTTCAGGTTGGCAGTGGCATGAATGATGAGGTTCTCTCCAGATAGAGTTGTCACCAGTTGATTGGGAGGAAATGGTCCAGGCAGCCTGGGAGGACTGAGTCAGGAAATCCTATCCATCTGTATATCTAGGAGTGTCCATTGACCACCACCGTGGGAGCCAGCCTGCTCCGTGTCAAGGGCTGCATCACAAGCAGAGCCTGTGAGGCCCTTCCAAGCTCTGTCAACAGCACCACTTAAGCACGGTGCCAGGTGGGGGAAAGGCTGAAGTCTGGGAACCTGACAGGAGGGTTGGAATCTGTGAGAGCTGGAGGCTGGCTCCTCATGCTGCACTTCCTACATGAAAAGAGTTATTGtttccattctacagatgaggaaactaagctcAGTTGGCCCCGTTATCCAGTGGATAAGTGATAGAGTTGAGATTAGAAACCATGCCTGCTCAGTTTGGGCCAgtacttttttctgtttattcccCTGGGTCCTGGATCAGGTGGTGATGCACGCGACCAGATGGAAGAGACCTGTCTGAGCGGGGAGCTGGAGTCCTTTGAGAAAAGAAGGCACTGGGGAATCTGTTATTGGGACTGCATGATGGAACATCTTGGAGGCCAGGCATTTGAGTTTGGACTTGGTACAGTGTACGCTAGGGGAACCTTTGTAGGTTGGGGGATATGACAGAGAGGGTTTAATGAAGAAGAGTCTGGCAGTGTGTGCTGGCCAGTATGATCAGGAGGGAGGCTGGGCCAGACACCCAGTACAGTTTGTGGGCAACTCTTGTTCGGTCTGATCAAAGAAGCACCCACACCTTCAGCTCTTTGGAAATACATCTTCCTGCATCTCCAACCACAATATTGGAATGGAAGCTGCCATCTTGTTTTCCTCTTCCCTGTGGATACCACCTCGTGGTCCAGGGATGAAGATCTGATACAAACTTGGCCAATCAGAGCCCTTCCCTGGGGATTTCGACCTTGGCCTCAGAGGGGGATTGGTCTCACTCCCTCTCGGATGACAAAGATGTGAGTCTGGGATCTCTCTTACCACTCAGAGAACTGAGAGTCAGAGGACACGCTAGCTAGATTCAGTCTCTAGTTTTCTCTCACTGAGGACTCACCACGCATTGCCCATGCCACAGGGTGAAAGTTACTGCCTCTTTTCAGGCTAAGTTAGGCTGAGTTGAATTCCGGTCATTTATAAACAAGCAAGTCCTGACATTGGCGGTAAGACCCACGTCTACTCTTTATCATTCAAATTTTGAGCACAGGTCTCAAAGATACTTTAGGATTGTTTTGGGAGCTTTGGATCCATTGTTTCTTGCACGTAAGAAGTTTTAAAATCCGTCCTCATTATTCAGTGTCAACTCAGAAACTCCAGCCTTGCTGGAGGGACACAGCTTTGGGATCCCTTCAGAGAACGATGGACGTATCTCCTTCACTGGTGTAATGAGTAAAATTGCTGCTCAGAACACTTTCCCGCCTGCTCCTTTGTGATTCAGACAGAGACGAAGAGAAAGTGATGTGGACAGGACGGCAACACAGGACAGCCAGGCATTTCCTGTACAGATGGTAAAGGTATCGTCTGAACTTCTCTCCAACAAATGCGTAGATAAGGGGGTTGAGGCAGCAGTGGCTAAATGCAATTGTCTCCGTCACACTGATGGCCAACTTCAGATCCCTCTTCACGTCACACTTGGGAAAGAAGTCATAGAGATTGAGCGTCTGTAAGAAAATCATGACATTATAGGGTGTCCAGAAGAGGAAAAACACGACAACCACCAGAAAGATCAGCCTAATGGCTTTAGCTTTCTTGTGGTTCTTGCAGGAAAACAATGTCCGCATGATTCTGAAGTAACAGTAACTCATAATGAGCAGGGGGAGCAGGAAGCCAAGGAAATTGATTTCCACATTGAGGATCACAGGCCAGATTTCCCGCAGGATCTCAGGGTAGTCACCAaagcattcattttctttctctttggtaaACATGAACTGCGGTGCGGCCATCAAGATGGCGGCTGCCCAGACGCCGAGGCTGATGGTGACGCCATGCTGCGCGGTCCTGTTGTTCATGGAGTTGGCAGCCAGGACGATGGCCAGGAACCTGTCGATGCTGATGACGGTGATGAAGAATATGCCTCCAAAAAGCCCAATGAAGAAGAAGGCAGTGGTGAGTTTGCACGTGGCATGGTGAAGGCCTTGCTCGTTTATCACATAGTGAGTCCAGAAGGGCAAGGTGGCTACAAAGAGCAGATCGGACAAGGCCAGGTTCAGGAGGTAAATGTCAGTAATACTTTTGGACCTCTGGCTGTTGATGAGGGCAAACACCACCAGCAAATTTCCCACCAGGCCAAAGGCAAAGACGAGGGAATAGAGTGTGGCCACGAAGACAGTTCCCATGGCCACGATGTCCCCCATATCACAGGCTTCTGCAAGGTCATAATACTCCAAGTTTTCTGAAGTTGATTCAGGGAGGGTGGTGTGCATGGTGAGCACCTGGATGAGAAAGGAAGACAAGTAATGGCATGAGTTCTCAGAGAAACCAAGTTGGAATTCCGCTCCTTACATACAAAggcagactggaagaaacaaacttTTGGTTGGGTGTCTGACCAGTACATTTCCCAGGGTCCTGTGTGCTGTCTTATTTAATCTCTGTGATGGAGGCTATAACAGACCCCTCTGACAGAGAGGACACGAGGCTCTGAGATGCTCAGTGACTTGCCAGGAACGACACAGTAAATGGCTCAGTTAGCATTTGAACGTCAGTCTTTTGAAGCTTGagacagatatttttttctttgattttcaaaAGTCTATCTGAAAGGTAGCCAGCTTAACCAGGGTGTGGATGGGTGAGAGAGGACCATGAGCaaggggggaggagagggatggggtggtgtgtatattagttgctcagtcgtgtcctactctttgggaccccatagactatagcctgccatatatcctctgtccatggggattgtccaggcaagaatactggagtgggttgccatgccctcctccaggaattcttcccaacccagggatcaaacccaggtctctcgcattgcaggcagattctttaccaactgagccaccagggaagcccaggaatactggtgtgggtagcctaacccttcttcaggggatctttccaacccaggaatctaactggggtctcctgcattgcaggcggattctttaccagctgagctagtgCCGTAATTCACACTTCCATTTCAAACTTCCCCAGTGCCATTCTCCacccccttcctttcttccacctCTCTACCCTCTGGactcctgtttctcctgcttgAAGACTGGAGAGAGGTCTCAGATTGTCGCAGAGCCCTGGGCAGACCTGCACCCAGAGGCCTGTCTTGGTTTTTGCGGgccatttcttttcctcttcctctatGAACCAAGTctttctcttccttaatgaataatCGTTAAGGATTATTATTCCTTCCTTAAGGAATAATCCTAGAGTCAGACACTCGAGGGTGATTACCTTGCCTTGATTTGCCCAGGACTCTTTTGGTTTTAGCACTGAAAGTCTCACATTTCGGAAACCCCTAAGTTCTAAGCCAACTGGGATGGTCAGTCACCCTACAAGTGCAGAGGGTGTGCCAGCGTCACCCACGCCTCTGCAGTCACGAAGGGGCCAACAGATCCCAGGTGGAGGGCGGGCTCGGTTAGCCTGTGGCCTCAGGTCCCAGGGGCTAATTAATAATTACCAGTCCTGCACTTCACTGTGGCCTACCCTCCCCCACagttctttttctgttcctttctggACAGGAATGGAAAGGCAAGGCATTGCTGCTCAGGCTGGGCAGTGGCACGTGCCCATCCTCCCTTCTCCCAGCCAGGACTCACTCCAGAGTCTGTATGGGAAGCCCTTTCGCCATGGGCCTCTGGGGCCCCTCCTCTTCCTTGTGATACCACAGGACAAGCTCTCAGAAACCTCAGCACACACCTCCTGCTTGTCACTGCCCGTCTCCCAGCACAGCTCAAGCCAAAGCTCACACTTCTCTAACCAAGGGAGTTTCCACACCTCACTACACCCTTTTCATGCTGGTTATACCAAGATGGTGTCTCTGCCACAGTGAGGACCCACCCTTCGCTTCTCCCTTCCCAGCCTCAGCTTGGCATGCTGGTCCACTTCTCTGGCTCACCCAGCCTGCCGGCGAAGTGGCCCAAGGCCTTCTGACCTGGGCCGTCTCAGGCTGGGATGGAGTCCTCAGCCCCAGGAAAGTGGGTGCTCTCTTTGCTCTTGGCTACAATGCCCTTTTCTCAGAGGCATGACTAGCCATGACTTTAATCAATAAAAGTTAAGTTGAACCGTATAAAGTGGCTGATGTTCAACTATTTTTAAGTGACAGCAATGTCAGATGCTCAGCTGAAAtgtggggaggcagggagcagcCGCGTGGTGCAGGTGGCTTGCGGCTGGAGCCCGTCTTCTTGGACTTGCAGCTTGTAGGGAAGCAAACAGTCAAGTCCTTGTTGGGGATGCTGGGGCTagctcccctcttcctcctcctcctcccccccagTGTCAGGAGCTGGCAGTGTTGACCTAGAGAAGAGTCCAAGGacaataaaatcattttatatctCTTTGGAGCCTGTATTCAGTCCTAAAGCCCAGGAATTTGGTGCTTTTAgattgacttgattttttttttttgaaactaaacacattttaatagaaaacaaaatacaaaataacttttcagaaaacagaaatatttaatcCTTTTCCCCAAAATTAGAAGTCGCTTCATCCTCAGAGCATAGTTTTTGATGCGTGTGCTCGTACTTAAGATTTGTTTCACAGACTGTTCATTAAACTGCTATTGCAAAGCAGGTGGGAGGGATGGTCTCAAGAGGAAAAGATGCTGGAAAAGCCACACCTCAGAATCATTTGGAAATTCAGCAttgtttaattctttcttttgacttttcacttctaattattttcatttctttaccaCAGTCCGTCCTTTCGGGGGAGAGAATTGTTAATAAAGTGCAATAGAAGTGCAATCACAGAAAGAATCTTTCCCACCATTGCTGCAAGAGCCCAAGACTCTCTCAGTCAAATCCGCCCACCCACTTCCAGAAACATGTCAGCTGGAGTGACCCAACTGTCCCCCAGGAGTTTTCCCTTTCTCCCAATACACTGTGTGACCAAGTTCTCTGAATTCCCTGAACCTCAAAATTCCAAGTAGCACAGCCAGTGCCAGGAGTAAAACCTGAAAGATGAGAGCAGAGAAGGCCCCTCTGCCAATGGTAGGTTTCCTCTTCTCAATAAcaattataataacaataataaaaagccCTGGTTCTCTGtaatcagaaaaggaaagacGTCTGCCAGGATGACCCTGCCCTCTTTCCTAATTCTCACCCCCGCATTCCTCCCTGGCTAGAGTGCCTTCTACCCAGTGACCCTGCAGCACTGCTCCTGGGGAGGGCGCCTGGCAAACACCCTCAGGTCAAGGGCAGCCCCAGCGAGGCAAGGGCACCTTGGTGCCAGAGATAGGGAGGGGCCACACGAGGACACAGTGGGATCTCTGTGATTCCTGTCTCACGTTTTTTCCCCATCACCACCCTTCCTGCCCCTGTCCTTCCACACTTGGGGGCTGAGTGGAGAGTGGTGGGTTGGGGACATCTGCAGGGCAAGGGGGGACCCGGGGAGTCTTTCACAGtcagtcagtgattccatctgtCTCTCCTAAGACTTGCCGTCTGGAGCTCTTCACACGCCCCAGTCTGAGGTTGACTTGATTTTTGCCAGATATGCACGTGCTGGGTTTGATGTTCTCTTGGCACTGTGTCTCATACACAGGGACCTCCTACTAATCTTCAGGCAGGTGTCTCTGGATCACTGAAGAGCAAGGAGAAGGTGAGAAGGGCACGGGCACACACATGGCAGCCCTGAGCCAGGGGCCCAGCAAGGAGAGAGGAGGACCAGACACCTccttgccccctgcccccagtttGTTTCAGACATCCTGGCCTTTCCCGAGCTCTCGCTGCACCTTCCCTGACCTCTTGTCACAAGTATCCCTGGAGCCCTTCAGCAGGGCAGTGAATTAAATACAGAACTTTCCTTTCAGAACTGCAGTAAGGCTTAAATAACACCAAGTGTCTAGAACTTAATAGTTTTATCCAGGCACCTTTTCAGGAAAGGTGAGCCCAAGCAGGACCTTTTATTTCTAGGTCCTCTGAGATGTTCCAGCCCTGGGCCAGGAACCTGAAGATAGGAGTCTTGGCAGCAGATGAGAGTGGGGCCAATGCCTGGGGGTCAGAGGGCTGTCAGGGATCTAATTGGCTTTCACTCAGGCTGGACACTGGAAATCAAGTGCAAGAATCCCATGCAATAAGCCCTTGCAGCATGTAGTAAGTGAGGTCCATGTAGATGGGGTTGCAAGGGGAAGGATGGGTGCTGGAATGAAGTATTAGCATGGGTCCCACTGCACTAACCTAGGCTGCACCACACACATCCCCCCAGCTATACTTGGGCCTCCTCACCCTCTGCTCTGTCTGGGCTGAACCTAGAAGCTGAGCTTTGAGTACACATGGCTGTCTTAGTCAAGTAAAAATGAATTTTGTAGAACCTGCTCTAAAAAACACCCAGCTAGCTCTATGGCTGATCCTGTCCTACTTCCTCTGGTCACTTCCTTTTCTTTGGCCTGCTCacttattttttaacctttttttttttttttcggtcatCATTACCCACTTTTTCCAATCAGCTTCCCTTTTCTATACTtccttctcattaggtggcctcCATCCCCTTTCTTCTCCTCAACGTCTTTTTCATGTTGCTTCCCCATCTCTTTTGGCTTCACGTCCTGCTTACCATTTTCTAGATCCAGTGTGCCTTGCTTGTTAACCTCCCTTGCTCTCATACAGAAGGGTTTGAGGTTAAGTCTAATGCCAATTGTTAggcttaatatttttcctttggacCAAACAAAACTCAGGAATTGCTTGATCCTGGATCCCGACTTTCCCCATGTGGTGCCAGTGTCTCTTGACATTCCAGAACCTGAGGTTATCCTCTGAAAGCCCCAGGTGAGAAGGAGAGAAGGCTGCTGTTCCTGGGCACCCACTAAGTGTCATGCTACAGACACAAGACCCTATTTAATTCTTGCCACAACACCTCGTGGCGAATGATGGCAAAATAACCACCAGCAAGCAGAGAGACTTCAGCAGCTTATCAAGGGcacagcagagccaggattttaaGCCAGATGCATCTCTTCACAAAGCcatgcttcctgccctgcaccAGGTTTCTCCTCTTGGAGGGAAATTCTGCAGGTTACTGCAGGCCACATCTCTAGAACAAGAGCTGGAAAATAGTAGAGGTGACCCCCCCCCACACCTTTAAAGGATAAAATTCATGATGTGACCCTGAGCACTGTTCCTGGGTTTAGACTCAGGACCCAGGAGGCTGACCCTCAGTGAAGTAGCAGGTGGGGAATGGAGGGGGAGGAGATATTATTTGCCTCTCCAGCCGTGACCAGGTAGGGGTCCTCACTGCCAGACCCTCAGAATCTAACTCTCAGTAATGCGGTGAGAAAATTTAGATCCttttctctggagaagaaaaggctGAAAACTAAAGGATCAGCTTCTTTCCTGCCTTCAGATATGCAGAGTTGCTCTTCAGAGCTGCATACTTCATAGGGGTCCACACGCCCCGGGATCAGCTGGCAGACCCTGAGCATCTCCCTCCCACCTGTGCCTTAGTGCCTTGATGTGGGTAATGCAAGCCCTGGACTGGACCATCTCTGAGAGCCCAGTCAGCTCTGGATAATCAGTTTTCCAAGGACCGAACGGAAGGAAACAGTCTTAAAAGAGCAGCATGGGTCCTGGGTCAGCGAAGTGTGGCCTCATGTCCACAGAGTGACTGCCCAGCAACCTACGAAGCTTCTGGGCTCACAGGCACCCAGCGTTCAGATGAGGTTCTGCTTGGAGACAGACAGCTGAATCAGTTAATTTGGGGTTCTGACAAATCTGGGGTTCACCCCGGGCTACGTGGGAAGGTGCTCAGTCTGACTCCAAGTCCACACCCCTGGCTCTTTGAGCCCCTGTGTTTTCAGAACCTGGTGGTTTTCCAGTTTACAATGATGGTTATTTTTAGAAGAGACCTCTCCTTAGGATTCAGAGAGAGCTAAGGCTGAGAAGGCAAAAAACAGGCAGATGGAGGGGCCTTGAATTCCATGCTGAGGGGCAGCGGCCACATTTTGCAGCCTACACCGCATCCTCCTTGCAGTACATTGAGTGACTCTATTCGTGCAGCAAGTCTTCAGCCTAGAACGACTTGGCATGACCACCCATCAGCATTTTATACAAGCCAAATGCACAGCCCAAGCCAAGACCAGTAACAGGAAAAGACCGTACGTCGGGAGCTGCCCCTGCACCGAACCCGCCTCTGTTCTGGGCCACGCCTCCCGCTGCTTTCCTCTGCAGCATCCTTACTGGTATTTATCTCTGTCAAAGTAAactgtgaaatctagaaaagaaaTGCTTTATGATTTTCCTTTCTAAATAACTGAAGACATGGACTCGCTTATTAATTAATTGTGGATTAAGTCAATATCTATTAAGTATCTTTACCATACACTGGCATAAGGacaagtaaaaattaaaagtaagagGCTTAATTCTCCCTGTTGAAAATAAGGGACAATAGTCCCCTTGTCTCCTTTTTCTTAGAGCATTTACTTTAGAAGACGTATAGTTGTGAGTACCTCTCCCTTCTTGGACATGTGATCATTTCCTCTGCAGCTTTCGAGCTGGGAGCCATCTCTTTGAAATGCGCATGTTGGTGCCCAGACTCCCAGtgccaggaggaggagaggagcctGACTTGGGCCGGAACCTGGCTCCAAGTTACACAACTACCTCTGATCATAAAGAGATGAGAAGCTTGTTTCTCTTCTGGATGGATGAAGCCAGCTAATACAGATGACCATGCTGAACTTGGGATGAACTGTGTGTGACTGTCAGGTTCCCTGACTTGAGTACTAGCTgttgaagcttccctggtggtgcagaggttaaagcatctgcctgcaatgtgggagaccttggttcgatccctgggttgggaagatctggagaaggaaatggcaacccactccagtattcttgcctggagaatcctgtggacggaggagcttggtgggctacagtccacgggtcgcaaagagttggacacgactgagcgacttcgctttcacttgtTGAGTGTCTAAGGGGTTGTGTCTGAAGTGAGATTTTTTTGTGTATCTTTACTACCTCATAGCAGTTTGCCTGTGACGCATATGATGTTTAATTCTTATTCAATAATGACAGAGTTcttctaaacagacatttctccaaagaagacatacagatggctaacaaacacatggaaaaatgctcaacatcccacattatcagagaaaggcaaatcaaaaccacaaggaggtaccatctcacaccggtcagaatggctgctatcaaaaagtctataaacaataaatgctggagagggtgcagagaaaaaggaaccctcttacactgttggtgggaatgcaaactagtacagccactatggagaacagtgtggagattccttaaaaaactggaaatagaactgccatatgacccagcaatcccactactaggcatacacaccgaggaaaccagaattgaaagagacacgtgtaccccaatgttcatcacagcactgtttataatagccaggacatggaagcaacctagatgtccatcagcagacgaatggataagaaagctgtggtacatatacacaatggagtattactcagccattaaaaagaatacatttgaatcagtaatAATGAGGTAGATaaagctggagcctattatacagagtgaagtaagccagaaagaaaaacaccaatatagtatattaatgcatatatatggaattcagacagtaacaatgaccctatatgcgaggcagcgaaagagacacagaagtaaagaatggacttttggactctgtgggagaaggcaaggatgggatgatttgagagaatagcattgaaacatgtatattttcacgtgaaacagatcgccagtccaggttcgatgcatgaggcagggtgcttgcggctggtgcagtgggatgaccctgagggatgggatggggagggaggtgggagggagttcaggatggggaacacatgtacacccagggctgattcctGGGAATGTATCgcaaaacccatcacaatatggtaaagtaattagcctccaattaaaacaaacaaacaaaaaataatgacaGTGTTCTTTCTCTACTATCTTCATGGAGAGGTTTTTCTAGGTCagatattttgcttttcattctgtttccCCAACAATAGGCACTGGGCTTGTTTCTGTGGAGGTGAAAATGTCTAAGATACAGTCTCTGTGAATTTTTTACTATTGTTTCATAACAAGAGTGTAAGAAAAGTGATGGGGTGCATTTGATAAGTGTCCTGTGAATATGGGCCAATTTTGCATTTATCTATAAATTCATCTAAGCAGTTCTGGTTGTatttcatccatgttattgcgGTGGCTGAGGT contains these protein-coding regions:
- the CX3CR1 gene encoding CX3C chemokine receptor 1 yields the protein MHTTLPESTSENLEYYDLAEACDMGDIVAMGTVFVATLYSLVFAFGLVGNLLVVFALINSQRSKSITDIYLLNLALSDLLFVATLPFWTHYVINEQGLHHATCKLTTAFFFIGLFGGIFFITVISIDRFLAIVLAANSMNNRTAQHGVTISLGVWAAAILMAAPQFMFTKEKENECFGDYPEILREIWPVILNVEINFLGFLLPLLIMSYCYFRIMRTLFSCKNHKKAKAIRLIFLVVVVFFLFWTPYNVMIFLQTLNLYDFFPKCDVKRDLKLAISVTETIAFSHCCLNPLIYAFVGEKFRRYLYHLYRKCLAVLCCRPVHITFSSSLSESQRSRRESVLSSNFTHYTSEGDTSIVL